The DNA sequence GTGGCACCATCGTGGAAGGTAACTGACCAGGGAGCCTCCAGGTCAGTAGCTACATCAGTTGCCTCGATAGTTTCTTCGGTGGGGATTCGATTTGATGTAGACGAGCCAGAACTGGAGACAGTGGAACTGCCTGCCGTGCTGCTGCCGACCGCACGGTCATCGGAACCCAGACCGCAGGCATTGAGCAGGGTGATCGCCCCGATGCAGAAGGAGGCGAGGGGAGCAAAACGGAACATGTGGACAAACCTCCGTGTGGGTGGAGCACCGGAACCTATCTTGCAGGCCAGCATATAGACATAGTGCAAAGCTCACCCCCGGATCGTGAGATCAAAATTGCTGATCATCCTTTTCTGCCTGGCCCCATGAGGAATCCCCCGTACCCAGATGGTGCAAGAGAAGCATCTGGTTGCGGGGGGGGGGGTGTCCGTGCTGCTGTGGAAGGGGTTTAGCTGGAGCCGAAGGAGGAACCACCGCCTCCGTTGCCACCGCCACCACCGCCACCACCGCCGCCGCCACCCGCACCGATGTTATAGGTACCGGGAACGCCATTTCTGCAGGCTGCGTAGGTCTCGATCTGCCAATCAGTGATGGCCCCAGCGTTACTTGGTACGGCGTTTTGGAAGAGGCGCTCAAGGGAGGGCGAGATGGGGATACTTGGATCATCGATCGGACTACTGGGGTCCTGCGGATTGAGGGGAATTGTGTCGCGGTTGAAGACTTGAGCATCTCGAAAACGGGGTGCAAGTTCCTCGAGTCCCATAGACATAAAAATGACAGCTACTGCCTCGGGATCATTATTGACATTCCAGAAGCCTTCATCGAGCGAGGCTGTGATGATACGGTTTAGGGCGGTAGCTATATCAGGGTTATCCTCTGCGAGGAGTGCATTGTTCACAACGTAATCAATATCGGACCTGGCTGCGGGCACTTCATTCTTCAGCTCGGTGAGGAGATTTCTCGACCATTCAACATGGTATGCGACAAGGCGATCGCCTTCTGCGGCAGATGGAGTGAGTGTGCAAACTCTATCTTCGATGGTGAGGGTGGCGGCATTGACTTGAGGGGCGATGAGGGTGCTGGCGGCAATTCCCAGGGCTGCCAGAATCCCGAGAGTGCGTTTTCGAATACGCATGGATTCTCCTATTGCATGTCAGTGGCTGGTTGGGGAGATCTCAGTGACGATTTACTTCTTTAAGGGTCGCTTAATGTGATTCTTGTCACAAGACGGGAAAAATGGGGCCAGTTATAATGGTGTCTGTCGAAATCCATTTGAATGTGCTATGAGAGTTTCTAGACAGCTAGTGGCTCCATTTCCGGGCTGAATGTCCCGGGGGGAAATTCGGGATTCTCCGTTTGTGATGAAAGATTGACGGCAATCTCGTATTGTTTTCATTATGAAAGTAAAGGTGCTGACAGTAGACGAGCGGGAGGTTGTAAGGCTCGGTTTCGATCAGATGTTGCTGCAGACTTCTTCATGTATCTCTACCGGTACCTGCAATACCCCCTCGGAAGCACTGAGTCACATTCGGGATAATCCCGGCTCCACCGATGTTGTGCTGCTCGGACTCCAAACAGGACTGAACCACAAGGGCGTGGTCTGTAACCTTCTTGATAACGGATTAAAGATGGTGCTCTTTAGAATCACCTCTGATCCCTATGTCAACCTCAACCCGATCGGCAGTCGGGTCTCTGGGATTGTCGAACCAAATGCCTCCGCCAGGGATCTCGAGGGGGCACTCACGAGTGCAGTGTCATCTGGACCTGTGGGGATACGGGTTGATACTCCGATAGCGGGCGTGCGGTTATCCCCGCGTCAGAAGCAGGTTCTTCTTTTATATGCATCGGGGGAACCGGCTAAGCGTGTGGCCACGGTGACTGGTCTGTCACTAAACACCGTTCATGACTACATTGATCGGATCCGGGTGAAGTATGCATTAGCCGGCAGGCCGGTTCTCGCCAGAGTTGATTTCTATCACCGTGCTGTCGAGGACGGACTGTTGCCAGCATCTGTAGAAAGATGACCAGCCGGAGACCTTGAACCGTGTTCCCTTCTTTGGGGTCAGCAGCAGGTCCCCGGATATTCGGCATACCTACCGAAAGTGCCACAGGCTGGTCAAGGGTTGAAAAGCAGGCCCTGCCCCAGTGATACGTCGATAGGCTGACCGGTCCTGGAAGGAGGAGGGACAAGGCCTGGCAGGTTGTGTGCCCAAGCCTTTCCCTTCGCGGGTTAGAGGCAGGGAACAGTCATGCCTCAGCTGCTGCCGAAACTGGAGCCAGCGCTGCCCGGTGAGTCGTTGCCGCCACCGTTGCCGTTTCCACCTCCGTTTCCACCTCCGCCACCATCACCGTCACCATCACCGTCACCGTTACCGCCGCCATCGCCGTCACCGTTACCTGGAGGGGTGATGGTGTCCTCGCCGATGCGGAAGGTGCCCTGTTTCCCATCCAGGCAGGCTTGGAATGGTTCAGTAAGAGCTTCATCGAGATCCGCGATTACCTGAGTGGTGGGGGCAACGACGTTCCTGGCACGTTCGGATAGGGCGGCCCCGTCGTAGGCACCAGTCTCCAGGATCTCTTCCGCGACACCGAAGTCGAAGGAGAGTTCGTCCCGCATGTACTCAGCACCGTTCCGGGTGACTACATGGGTATCGATGAGGGTGGTTTCAAATGTCGGCAGCAGCCCGATGGCCAGCTCGGGAGAACCGTCGAGAAGCATCATGGCGATGAGTTCTTTGTGGGTGAATCCGGATTCGTTACCGGCCAGAAGATACCTGGACCAGGCTTGCAGGCCCGCCGGGGTGTAGTCGCCCCCATTGAGGGCGATATTCACCACCTCCTTGGATACGAGGGTGATATCTGCATCAACACCGGGTACCGCAGCGCGGAGGCGGGTAGCCACGCTGTCGTCATAATTGGAGAAGTGGGTCCGGAAATCATTGAAATCCTGCTGGGTGAATGTGATGCGGCACCGCAGGTCAGAGATTGTCACTGTAGCGGCGGACGCGGTAGGTGCAAGAAGGAGGGTGGTGCTGGTGAGGGCAGCTGTAGCCAGTGCCGCGGTTAGGGAGCGAATCTTCATCTCGGATCCTTCGATGTAGGGGTCTTGAGGGGGTTATCGGCCAGTGATGCTGCTTTCCGGCGTTCTGCGGGAAATGTGGATGATATGAGGAAAAGAAGAAAGCCAGAAACGCTACAGCTATAGGAGAAACCCTACTCCTCTGAACTGCTAATCGGGGTTGTATCGGAATTGTGCGACGGGATGATGGGGAAGTTGCCTGATTGACCGTTGGCGCATGCTTGGAATGGTCGGCTGAATCCCTCCAGGGTGCCATCGACCAGATCCAGGAACGGCATGATGATCTCACGGGAAGCGTCGTGGATGATGGCATCGTGAAGAGCGGTGAAGTCGAAAACGCCCCGTAGTGCCGCCGCCTGTTCTGCAGCCACCTCCCGGGGTCCGGTATGGGTACCCAGCATCTGGGGCATGGCTGCCTCGGTCCAGTGGATGAAACTCTGTTCCAGCGCAGCGAGGTAGATGAGGTAATAGGCATCGATCTGTGAAAAACCAGATTTAGCTGCAGCCATGCTATACCGGTTGTAGATTTCCGCTGTTTCAGGTGGGAGTTCCGCCGGGTTGTAGAAGTTCTCCTCGAATTGAGCAGTGAACGCATCCACCAGGCGGGCAATGTCGTAGTCCATCCCTTTCAGTGCAGCGGCCAGGCGGGTTTCTGTGGTGTCCGTTCGTTGCTGGAAGAATTCAGTGAGTTCTGCAAAATCTGCAGCGGTGATGTTCACGGCGCAGTCACCATTCAGCACCTGCACCTCTGCGGCCGCGGCGGGGGAGGGTCCCACAAAGAGGGCGACGGAGACCAGTCCTGCACTGAAAAGTACGTTGAAAAGCTTCATCTCACATCCCTCATTCATGTCATTGGCATACAATTTTTAATATAATGCCTTGCCTGGCAATGCCCGGGAGAACGCACATGCCCCTTTTGTGCATTCGTTATGAATTTGGGGTTGTAGTGAAATATTGCAGGCAGATAGCTTCACCGGAGTGGATGTGGGCCCAGGGGAGCCTGGCGCTGACACTGAGAAAAAGTCCACGAATGAAATGGGTAGTGACAACCCGATAAGAATGGACAGCTTGGTCTATAGTGGGCTGGTATCCTCTTCCGTCCAGGTCGCCATGTAGGCTGACCGGGGAAAGTAGGACAACCAGGCACCGCCACGATTATTTGGGAGAATCATGACCTCAGCACCTGCCCCCAGCTTCAACCCCGGTAAGGGACTCGGCTCACCAGTCGGTATTGCCCTCCTCGGTTACGGCACTGTCGGCTCGGAGGTTATGCGGCTGATGACTGAATATGCTGATGAACTCGAACACCGCATCGGGGGACCCCTGGAAGTGCGTGGTGTAGCAGTTTCCGATAAGAGCAAGCCGCGCCCGGGCGTTCCTGATGAACTCCTCACCGATGATGCCTTCTCACTGGTCAAGCGCGATGATGTTGACATTGTCGTTGAGGTTATCGGCGGCATTGATTACCCACGCAAGGTCGTGCTTGCTGCACTTAAGGCAGGCAAGTCCGTCGTTACTGCGAATAAAGCGCTTGTTGCAGCGCATTCCGCTGAGCTGGCTGACGCCGCCGATGAGGCCAACGTCGACCTCTACTTCGAAGCTGCCGTAGCCGCCGCCATT is a window from the Corynebacterium faecale genome containing:
- a CDS encoding DNA-binding response regulator, giving the protein MKVKVLTVDEREVVRLGFDQMLLQTSSCISTGTCNTPSEALSHIRDNPGSTDVVLLGLQTGLNHKGVVCNLLDNGLKMVLFRITSDPYVNLNPIGSRVSGIVEPNASARDLEGALTSAVSSGPVGIRVDTPIAGVRLSPRQKQVLLLYASGEPAKRVATVTGLSLNTVHDYIDRIRVKYALAGRPVLARVDFYHRAVEDGLLPASVER